The following are encoded in a window of Bradyrhizobium guangdongense genomic DNA:
- a CDS encoding ABC transporter ATP-binding protein, whose amino-acid sequence MDAINQPLLAVRDLSVAFHQGGNTTLAVDKVSFQIKRGECVALVGESGSGKSVSALSILKLLPYPTASHPSGSIRFKGQELIDRSEQQMREIRGSDISIIFQEPMTSLNPLHTIEAQIGEIIQLHNPSSNSEARRRTLELLTQVGIPEPETRLKSYPHQLSGGQRQRVMIAMALANEPDLLIADEPTTALDVTVQAQILALLAEIRSRLGMSLLFITHDLGIVRRIADTVCVMKGGEIVEQGPVEQVFKTPKHSYTRDLLAAEPKPDPAPPQPDAPVVMSADDLKVWFPIKRGLMRKTVGHIKAVDGVSIAVRKGETLGVVGESGSGKTTLGLALLRLISSNGRIVFLGKDIQGLRFKEMRPFRRDMQIVFQDPFGSLSPRMSIADIVAEGLSVHQPNLSREEREARVVKALEDVGLKPDTRFRYPHEFSGGQRQRISIARAVVLEPDFVVLDEPTSALDMLFQAQMVELLRELQRKRDLTYMFISHDLRVVASLASHLIVMRSGKVVEEGQAAELFKNPKTDYTRALFAAAFRLETAGNGAVAT is encoded by the coding sequence ATGGACGCGATCAACCAGCCATTGCTTGCCGTTCGCGATCTTTCGGTGGCCTTCCATCAGGGCGGCAACACGACGCTGGCGGTCGACAAGGTGTCGTTCCAGATAAAGCGTGGCGAATGCGTCGCGCTGGTCGGCGAGTCCGGCTCCGGCAAGTCGGTCAGCGCGCTCTCGATCCTGAAGCTCCTGCCCTATCCGACCGCCTCGCACCCCTCGGGCAGCATCCGTTTCAAGGGGCAGGAGCTGATCGACCGGTCCGAGCAGCAGATGCGGGAGATCAGAGGCAGCGACATCTCCATCATCTTCCAGGAGCCGATGACCTCCCTCAATCCGCTGCACACGATCGAGGCGCAGATCGGCGAGATCATCCAGCTGCATAATCCGTCCAGCAACTCGGAGGCGCGCAGGCGAACGCTGGAGCTGCTGACGCAGGTCGGCATCCCCGAGCCGGAGACGCGGCTGAAGAGCTATCCGCACCAGCTCTCCGGCGGTCAGCGCCAGCGCGTGATGATTGCTATGGCGCTTGCCAACGAGCCGGACCTCCTGATCGCGGACGAACCAACCACGGCGCTCGATGTCACGGTGCAGGCGCAGATCCTGGCCCTGCTGGCCGAGATCAGGTCGCGTCTCGGCATGAGCCTGCTCTTCATCACCCACGATCTCGGCATCGTGCGCCGCATCGCCGACACCGTCTGTGTGATGAAGGGCGGTGAGATCGTCGAGCAGGGGCCGGTCGAGCAGGTCTTCAAGACCCCGAAGCATTCCTATACGCGCGATCTGCTTGCGGCCGAGCCGAAGCCGGATCCGGCCCCGCCGCAGCCTGACGCCCCGGTGGTGATGTCGGCCGACGATTTGAAAGTGTGGTTTCCGATCAAGCGCGGCCTGATGCGCAAGACGGTCGGCCATATCAAGGCGGTCGACGGCGTCAGCATCGCCGTGCGCAAGGGCGAGACGCTCGGTGTCGTCGGCGAATCCGGCTCGGGCAAGACCACGCTGGGCCTGGCGCTATTGCGGCTGATCTCCTCGAACGGGCGCATCGTGTTCCTGGGCAAGGACATCCAGGGCCTCCGCTTCAAGGAGATGCGCCCGTTCCGGCGCGACATGCAGATCGTGTTCCAGGACCCGTTCGGCTCGCTCTCACCGCGCATGTCGATCGCGGACATCGTAGCCGAAGGTCTCTCGGTGCATCAACCCAACCTGTCGCGCGAGGAGCGCGAGGCGCGCGTCGTCAAGGCGCTCGAGGATGTCGGACTGAAGCCGGACACGCGCTTCCGCTACCCGCACGAGTTTTCCGGCGGCCAGCGCCAGCGCATCAGCATCGCCCGCGCGGTGGTGCTGGAGCCTGACTTCGTCGTGCTGGACGAGCCGACCAGCGCGCTCGACATGCTGTTCCAGGCCCAGATGGTGGAGCTGTTGCGCGAGCTCCAGCGCAAGCGCGATCTCACCTACATGTTCATCTCGCACGATTTGCGCGTCGTCGCCTCGCTCGCCAGCCATCTCATCGTGATGCGGAGCGGCAAGGTGGTCGAGGAAGGCCAGGCCGCCGAGCTGTTCAAGAATCCGAAGACGGATTACACCCGCGCGCTGTTCGCGGCGGCGTTCCGGCTGGAGACGGCGGGGAACGGGGCGGTGGCGACTTAG
- the arsA gene encoding arsenical pump-driving ATPase has product MLHFHALDAPTPFLFFTGKGGVGKTSLACATAIGLADRGSRVLLVSTDPASNLDEMLDVRLSDNPVPVPNAAGLFAMNIDPEAAAESYRTRVLDQLGPAVSPEERSTVREQLSGACTTEIAAFDEFVGLLDGDMAGFDHIIFDTAPTGHTLRLLSLPKAWTGFLKDNDRGASCLGPHSGLKMQENRFRQALQALGDPKRTTVVLVTRADRSAIREAARTSGELDALNLSNQTLAVNGRFHAADPADVVAVALERDQDESLASMPASLTKLPRDEIPLFGFDIVGLPALRRMLASSNPRDPNDAGERDAEPIDLPGLNRLVDDIAQGEHGLIMVMGKGGVGKTTIAAAIAVGLAKRGHAVHLSTTDPAAHVNFVVDGVMPGLTVDRIDPRVETERYVSKILASRGRDLDDQGKALLLEDLASPCTEEVAVFHAFSHVVAEARSAFVVLDTAPTGHTLLLLDATGAYHRQMTSQLEPSGPGRIVTPLMRLQDPTHTRVILVTLPETTPVSEAAALQQDLRRAGIEPFAWVINKCLIASGTHDPLLRLRLAGERTQIARVQDGLAKRSYMIGWRSKPPVGVEELEALS; this is encoded by the coding sequence ATGCTTCACTTTCACGCGCTGGACGCTCCAACACCATTTCTGTTCTTTACTGGTAAGGGCGGCGTCGGCAAGACCTCGCTGGCCTGTGCTACCGCCATCGGTCTCGCCGACCGCGGCTCGCGTGTCCTCCTCGTCAGCACTGATCCTGCCTCGAACCTCGACGAGATGCTGGATGTCCGGCTAAGCGACAATCCGGTGCCAGTGCCGAACGCCGCCGGGCTGTTCGCGATGAACATCGATCCGGAGGCAGCAGCCGAGAGCTATCGAACCCGTGTGCTCGACCAGCTCGGGCCCGCGGTTTCCCCTGAGGAAAGATCGACCGTTCGCGAGCAACTTTCCGGCGCTTGCACCACCGAGATAGCTGCCTTCGACGAGTTCGTCGGCCTGCTGGATGGCGACATGGCGGGCTTCGACCATATCATTTTCGATACGGCCCCGACCGGCCACACATTGCGGCTTCTCAGCCTGCCAAAGGCATGGACCGGCTTTCTGAAGGACAACGACCGGGGGGCATCCTGTCTCGGTCCTCATTCAGGTTTGAAGATGCAGGAGAATCGCTTTCGCCAGGCGCTCCAAGCGTTGGGCGATCCCAAGCGGACGACGGTTGTCCTGGTCACTCGCGCCGATCGGAGCGCGATCCGCGAGGCGGCTCGAACGTCGGGTGAACTCGACGCGCTCAATCTCTCGAACCAGACTCTCGCCGTGAATGGACGTTTTCACGCGGCGGACCCTGCCGATGTTGTGGCGGTTGCCCTTGAGCGGGACCAGGACGAGTCTCTCGCCTCGATGCCGGCGTCGTTGACGAAGCTGCCGCGAGACGAAATTCCATTGTTTGGATTTGACATCGTGGGCCTCCCGGCACTGAGGCGGATGCTGGCGTCATCCAATCCACGGGATCCGAATGACGCCGGCGAGCGAGATGCCGAGCCAATCGACCTGCCGGGCCTCAACCGGTTGGTCGACGACATCGCCCAAGGCGAGCATGGCCTCATCATGGTCATGGGCAAGGGCGGCGTCGGAAAGACGACGATTGCCGCGGCCATCGCCGTGGGTCTCGCCAAGCGCGGACATGCCGTGCACCTCAGCACGACAGATCCTGCAGCGCATGTCAATTTCGTGGTCGATGGCGTGATGCCGGGCCTCACGGTAGACAGGATCGATCCCCGGGTTGAGACGGAACGCTATGTCTCGAAAATACTGGCGAGCCGTGGCCGCGACCTGGATGATCAGGGTAAGGCGCTACTGCTCGAAGACCTGGCTTCGCCATGCACTGAGGAGGTCGCTGTGTTTCACGCCTTCTCGCACGTTGTCGCCGAGGCGCGAAGCGCCTTTGTGGTCCTCGATACGGCTCCGACAGGCCACACCTTGCTGCTGCTGGACGCGACCGGCGCTTATCATCGTCAGATGACAAGCCAACTAGAACCGAGCGGACCGGGGCGTATCGTGACCCCGCTGATGAGGCTGCAGGATCCCACTCACACCCGGGTGATCCTGGTAACTCTGCCGGAGACAACTCCGGTTTCAGAGGCCGCTGCTCTTCAGCAAGACCTGCGGCGCGCCGGTATTGAGCCATTCGCTTGGGTCATCAACAAATGCCTGATCGCGTCGGGAACTCACGATCCCCTGCTGCGGTTGCGGCTCGCAGGCGAGCGGACGCAGATTGCTCGCGTTCAGGACGGTCTGGCGAAGCGGTCATACATGATTGGCTGGCGAAGCAAGCCTCCTGTAGGTGTTGAAGAGCTTGAGGCGCTGTCATGA
- a CDS encoding C40 family peptidase, with amino-acid sequence MLDPSHDPRLTPARGDLAAKYLEGQVQADRFVVGEEFEVTAPIAPAREQPSSNAMLMTEALRGERVTVYDRNGEGWAWGQLDSDGYVGWLPDAALMKPAAAPTHKVSALRTLVFPGPSIKLPPADALVLGSKLTIAREDGPFAVTRDGAFLPKAHLVPLESREPDFVAVAERFVGTPYLWGGKSSLGIDCSGLVQVSLTAAGTGCPRDSDMQQAGLGRALEPHERSSLLRGDLIFWKGHVAIVRDGSTMVHANAHHMATVVEPIEPAIARIKAGGSEVIAIKRM; translated from the coding sequence ATGCTTGATCCAAGCCACGATCCGCGGCTGACGCCCGCGCGCGGCGACCTCGCCGCAAAATATCTCGAAGGCCAGGTGCAAGCCGATCGCTTCGTCGTGGGCGAGGAGTTCGAGGTCACCGCGCCGATCGCGCCGGCGCGCGAACAGCCCTCCTCGAACGCCATGCTGATGACGGAAGCGCTGCGCGGCGAGCGGGTGACGGTCTACGACCGCAACGGCGAGGGCTGGGCCTGGGGCCAACTCGACAGCGATGGCTATGTCGGGTGGCTGCCGGATGCCGCACTGATGAAGCCGGCGGCCGCGCCGACGCACAAGGTGAGCGCACTGCGGACGCTCGTCTTTCCTGGCCCCTCGATCAAGCTGCCGCCGGCCGACGCACTGGTGCTGGGGTCGAAGCTCACGATTGCGCGCGAGGACGGCCCTTTCGCTGTCACGCGCGACGGCGCGTTCCTGCCGAAGGCTCATCTCGTCCCCCTCGAGTCTCGCGAGCCGGACTTCGTCGCGGTCGCCGAACGCTTCGTCGGCACGCCCTATCTCTGGGGCGGCAAGAGCAGCCTCGGCATCGATTGCTCCGGCCTGGTTCAGGTTTCGCTGACGGCCGCAGGCACCGGGTGTCCGCGCGACAGCGACATGCAGCAGGCCGGCCTCGGCCGCGCACTGGAACCGCATGAGCGAAGCAGCCTGCTGCGCGGCGATCTGATCTTCTGGAAGGGCCACGTCGCCATCGTGCGCGACGGAAGCACCATGGTTCACGCCAACGCGCATCACATGGCGACGGTGGTCGAGCCGATCGAACCGGCGATTGCGCGGATCAAGGCGGGTGGGAGCGAGGTTATCGCAATAAAGCGGATGTAG
- a CDS encoding leucyl aminopeptidase family protein — MPSVFETSSTATPITFVTKSSWETVRESLPPAQRQFAVASAYAAKPGGYLALPAPDGTIAQVLFGLEEDGARSRDPFRPGALPGLLPPGIYRFANAPHDARLAALAFALGAYRFARYRKADRPDARLVPPDGIDPAEINRMADAAMLARDLINTPSNDMGPEELAAAAQELAAEFGASYACTIGAELETNFPLIHAVGMASSRAPRLIDIGWGDPSHPKVTLVGKGVCFDTGGLDLKPSSGMLIMKKDMGGAANVLALARMVMDAKLKVRLRVLIPAVENAVAGNAFRPLDIFTSRKGITVEIGNTDAEGRLVLADALALADEETPDLLIDLGTLTGAARVALGPDLPPFYTNDEALAADVARCAVQENDPLWRMPLWPPYDAWLDSKTATITNAPSGGFAGSITCALFLQRFVEQAKSWLHVDIYGWTPSAKPARPEGGECQAARAIYKVLSERYA; from the coding sequence ATGCCTTCCGTGTTCGAGACGTCCTCGACTGCCACCCCGATCACCTTCGTCACCAAATCGAGCTGGGAGACCGTGCGCGAGTCGCTACCGCCGGCGCAACGCCAGTTCGCCGTGGCGAGCGCCTACGCCGCCAAGCCGGGCGGCTATCTGGCGCTCCCGGCGCCGGACGGCACGATCGCGCAAGTGCTGTTCGGCCTCGAAGAGGATGGCGCCAGGTCGCGTGATCCGTTCAGGCCGGGCGCCCTGCCCGGCCTGCTGCCGCCGGGTATCTATCGCTTTGCCAATGCACCGCACGATGCACGACTGGCGGCGCTCGCCTTCGCGCTCGGCGCCTATCGCTTCGCACGCTATCGCAAGGCCGACAGGCCCGATGCCCGGCTGGTGCCGCCTGACGGTATCGATCCCGCCGAGATCAACCGCATGGCCGATGCCGCGATGCTGGCGCGCGATCTCATCAACACGCCCTCCAACGACATGGGGCCGGAGGAACTCGCCGCTGCCGCGCAAGAGCTCGCGGCCGAATTCGGCGCCAGCTACGCCTGCACCATCGGCGCGGAGCTGGAGACAAACTTTCCGCTGATCCATGCCGTCGGCATGGCCTCGAGCCGTGCGCCGCGGCTGATCGATATCGGCTGGGGCGATCCCAGCCATCCCAAAGTGACGCTGGTCGGCAAGGGTGTCTGTTTCGACACCGGTGGCCTCGATCTGAAACCGTCGAGCGGCATGCTGATCATGAAGAAGGACATGGGTGGCGCGGCCAATGTGTTGGCGCTGGCGCGCATGGTGATGGACGCGAAGCTGAAGGTCCGGCTGCGCGTGCTGATTCCGGCCGTGGAGAACGCGGTCGCCGGAAATGCCTTTCGCCCGCTCGACATTTTTACATCGCGCAAAGGCATCACGGTCGAGATCGGCAACACCGATGCGGAAGGACGGCTGGTGCTCGCCGACGCGCTGGCGTTGGCCGATGAGGAGACACCCGATCTGCTGATTGATCTCGGCACATTGACGGGTGCCGCGCGCGTTGCGCTGGGGCCGGATTTGCCGCCCTTCTACACAAATGATGAGGCGCTGGCCGCCGACGTCGCGCGCTGCGCGGTGCAGGAGAACGATCCGTTGTGGCGCATGCCGCTGTGGCCGCCTTACGATGCGTGGCTGGACTCCAAGACCGCCACCATCACCAACGCCCCATCGGGCGGCTTCGCCGGTTCGATCACCTGCGCGCTGTTCCTGCAGCGCTTCGTCGAGCAGGCCAAGAGCTGGCTTCACGTGGATATTTATGGCTGGACGCCGTCGGCGAAGCCCGCGCGGCCCGAGGGCGGCGAATGCCAAGCCGCCCGCGCCATCTACAAGGTGCTGAGCGAGCGCTATGCTTGA
- a CDS encoding metallophosphoesterase family protein, translating to MNRSFVIAQISDLHLDGSGRLLPAIETLIAALRERMAAFADVPDRILLITGDIVNDPTPLALDEALAVIASFRQTGLFTDIQAVAGNHDVKRPSQRGGRHDAYDYLRLPRTSKSVYYREAGLDLVLLDSNSASLTTLASGNIDEQAYHAMVAQSARLSVELAGSIGSAGRACYSEPAESLVRVLALHHHPLPQATGEGKRFLGVPDEPLMYLAAPATFLEAATSLGVTMILHGHRHVEGLSRYSIPDPRAMRSGGEDFWRTIYVLSCPSSTGHGGDDAGFNIVHLGPTSGSERCEYRFTIARYSQPRNDAGFRPLDSNLPDGLIRLPAGRDLSRDPAVQSVIEIASSTSLSRDQVLGLVRRLLSRPAFYDAGGQDWTDMLYTYLVTFHAWADLDGKLARSAQRSEATARTEVRALLHRLIGQSADMLGIDHATLEELRTDRLLNRDDLLRRWPMLPRDAADVAGRTQQRLHLLRELNEQVKLLGLDLDLGGEMPPQGGRSRH from the coding sequence ATGAATAGATCGTTTGTCATTGCGCAGATCTCCGACCTGCATCTGGATGGGTCAGGCCGGTTGCTTCCGGCCATCGAGACTCTCATCGCTGCGCTACGCGAGCGGATGGCTGCCTTCGCGGACGTGCCGGACCGTATCCTGCTGATCACGGGCGACATCGTGAACGACCCGACCCCGCTCGCGCTCGACGAAGCGCTCGCGGTGATCGCCTCTTTCAGGCAGACGGGATTATTCACCGACATCCAGGCGGTCGCAGGCAATCACGATGTCAAGCGTCCGAGCCAGCGCGGCGGCCGGCACGACGCCTATGATTATCTGCGCCTGCCGCGGACCTCGAAGAGCGTCTACTACCGCGAGGCCGGTCTCGACCTGGTGCTGCTCGACTCCAACAGCGCAAGCCTCACGACGCTTGCCAGCGGCAACATCGACGAACAAGCTTACCATGCGATGGTCGCGCAGTCCGCCCGGCTGAGCGTCGAGCTTGCGGGCAGCATTGGTTCGGCCGGACGAGCCTGTTATTCCGAGCCTGCGGAAAGCCTGGTGCGCGTGCTGGCGCTACATCATCATCCGCTGCCGCAGGCGACCGGCGAGGGCAAGCGGTTTCTCGGCGTTCCGGACGAGCCGCTGATGTATCTCGCCGCACCCGCGACTTTTTTGGAGGCGGCGACCTCGCTCGGCGTCACCATGATTCTGCATGGGCATCGCCATGTCGAGGGCCTCAGTCGCTACTCGATTCCCGATCCGCGTGCGATGCGGAGCGGCGGGGAGGATTTCTGGCGCACGATCTATGTGCTGTCCTGTCCGTCCTCCACCGGGCATGGCGGCGACGACGCCGGCTTCAACATCGTCCATTTGGGGCCGACATCCGGGTCCGAGCGCTGCGAGTATCGGTTCACGATCGCCCGCTACTCCCAGCCACGCAACGATGCCGGTTTCAGGCCGCTCGATTCGAATCTGCCGGACGGGCTGATCAGACTGCCGGCGGGGCGGGATCTGTCCCGCGATCCCGCCGTCCAGTCGGTGATCGAGATCGCCTCATCCACGTCGCTGTCGCGGGACCAGGTTCTGGGGCTGGTCCGGCGGCTGCTGTCGCGCCCTGCGTTCTACGACGCCGGCGGGCAGGATTGGACGGACATGCTCTACACCTATCTCGTCACGTTTCACGCCTGGGCCGATCTCGACGGCAAGCTCGCCAGGTCGGCACAAAGGTCCGAAGCCACGGCGCGGACCGAAGTGAGGGCGCTGCTCCACCGACTGATTGGACAATCAGCCGACATGCTCGGCATCGACCATGCCACTCTGGAGGAGCTCCGCACGGATCGCCTGCTCAATCGTGACGACCTCCTGCGCCGGTGGCCGATGCTGCCGCGCGATGCCGCGGATGTCGCCGGGAGAACGCAACAGCGGTTGCATCTGCTGCGCGAGCTGAACGAGCAGGTGAAGCTGCTCGGCCTCGATCTCGACCTGGGCGGGGAGATGCCGCCGCAAGGCGGCCGTTCCCGGCATTAA
- a CDS encoding tetratricopeptide repeat protein, with product MRQRFRPVRLLASASLIALVAASLGGCTAMSKLSDVTGSIGPKAEAVPADPARAVEAYGERYRANPKDADAALAYGQALRANGQRAQAAAVLEQATIANPGNKPLLALYGRALADNGNFQQAFDVLSKAHSPDNPDWRLLSVQGTCLDQMGRHDEARAYYASALKIAPDDPGVLSNLGLSYMLSRNLPKAEEVLRQAYASPRASSRVRQNLGLVVGLQGRFAEAEAIVKADLPPDQAAANVAYLKDMLSRSDAPRGVPKRTPVASLSQSD from the coding sequence ATGCGTCAACGGTTCCGTCCTGTCCGGCTTCTTGCCTCCGCCTCGCTGATTGCTCTGGTGGCCGCGAGCCTCGGCGGCTGCACTGCCATGTCAAAGCTGTCCGACGTCACGGGCTCGATCGGGCCGAAGGCGGAAGCTGTGCCGGCGGATCCGGCGCGCGCGGTCGAGGCCTATGGCGAACGCTACCGCGCCAATCCCAAGGACGCGGACGCGGCGCTGGCCTACGGTCAGGCCTTGCGCGCCAATGGCCAGCGTGCCCAGGCCGCCGCCGTGCTCGAGCAGGCGACCATCGCCAACCCCGGCAACAAGCCGCTGCTAGCCCTCTACGGCCGCGCGCTTGCCGACAACGGCAATTTCCAACAGGCCTTCGACGTGTTGTCGAAGGCGCATTCGCCCGACAATCCGGACTGGCGCCTGCTATCGGTGCAGGGGACCTGTCTCGACCAGATGGGCCGTCACGACGAGGCGCGCGCCTATTATGCGAGTGCGCTGAAGATCGCGCCTGACGATCCCGGCGTGCTGTCCAATCTCGGGCTGTCCTACATGCTGTCGCGGAATCTGCCCAAGGCGGAAGAGGTGCTGCGGCAGGCCTACGCTTCGCCGCGTGCGAGCTCGCGGGTGCGGCAGAATCTCGGCCTGGTGGTCGGCCTTCAGGGTCGCTTCGCGGAGGCCGAGGCCATCGTGAAGGCGGACCTGCCGCCGGACCAGGCTGCGGCCAATGTCGCCTATCTCAAGGACATGCTGAGCCGCAGCGATGCTCCGCGCGGCGTGCCGAAGCGCACGCCGGTCGCCTCGCTCAGCCAATCCGACTGA
- a CDS encoding type II secretion system F family protein, which yields MVEFLVTKLHDAHFMTMLLAAIAASATVYTLVMPLFAGEGLSKRMKAVASERERIRQRERERLNKNEKVSLRQTPKQIVSKVVEDFNLTKWLAQEAARDKLIMAGYRGQAPYITFLFARLVAPIVLLVGSVIYVFLIAHMDRPLPIKIGICVGAAYLGLQAPMLFLKNAISKRQLSIKRAFPDALDLLLICIESGMSVEMAFRKVATEIVGQSIALSEEFTLTTAELSYLQDRKVAYENLAKRTGLEGVKSVCLALQQAERYGTPLGQSLRVMAQENRDMRMNEAEKKAAALPPKLTVPMILFFLPVLFVVILGPTGIKISELH from the coding sequence ATGGTCGAGTTCCTCGTTACGAAACTGCATGACGCCCACTTCATGACCATGCTGCTGGCGGCCATCGCCGCCAGCGCCACCGTCTATACGCTGGTGATGCCGCTGTTCGCCGGCGAAGGCCTTTCCAAGCGGATGAAGGCGGTGGCCAGCGAGCGCGAGCGGATCCGGCAGCGCGAGCGCGAGCGTCTCAACAAGAACGAAAAGGTCTCGCTGCGCCAGACGCCCAAGCAGATCGTCTCCAAGGTCGTCGAGGACTTCAACCTGACCAAATGGCTGGCGCAGGAGGCTGCGCGCGACAAGCTGATCATGGCGGGTTATCGCGGCCAGGCGCCTTACATTACCTTCCTGTTCGCGCGCTTGGTGGCCCCGATCGTGCTGCTCGTCGGCTCGGTGATCTACGTGTTCCTGATCGCCCATATGGATCGGCCGCTGCCGATCAAGATCGGCATTTGCGTCGGCGCGGCCTATCTCGGCCTGCAGGCGCCGATGCTGTTCCTGAAGAACGCGATCTCCAAGCGTCAGCTCTCGATCAAGCGCGCCTTTCCCGATGCGCTCGATCTGCTGCTGATCTGCATCGAATCCGGCATGTCGGTCGAAATGGCGTTCCGCAAGGTCGCCACCGAAATCGTCGGCCAGTCGATCGCGCTGTCGGAGGAGTTCACCCTGACCACCGCCGAACTCTCCTACCTGCAGGACCGCAAGGTGGCGTACGAGAACCTGGCAAAGCGCACCGGGCTCGAAGGCGTCAAGTCGGTGTGTCTGGCGCTTCAGCAGGCGGAACGCTACGGCACGCCGCTCGGCCAATCGCTGCGCGTGATGGCGCAGGAAAATCGCGACATGCGCATGAACGAGGCCGAGAAGAAGGCCGCCGCGCTGCCGCCGAAGCTGACGGTGCCGATGATCCTGTTCTTCCTGCCGGTGCTGTTCGTCGTCATTCTCGGGCCGACCGGCATCAAGATCTCCGAGCTGCACTGA
- a CDS encoding type II secretion system F family protein, with product MNIQVLALAFLATAAVGGIAWVFLYPMLSGERKAENRRASIARAEAPATRQAEKTQRSRREQVESSLKDLEARRSQEKSVPLNIRLSQAGLDWTTQKFWIASGVVAGVFFFGALFGGGGLLGAAGLAFAGGFGLPRWALGFLKKRRENKFLAALPDAVDVIVRGIKAGLPLFESIKVVAADAPEPLRSEFLAIIETQAIGMPLGEACSRLYDRMPLPEANFFGIVVSIQQKSGGNLSEALGNLSKVLRDRKKMKEKIQAMSMEAKASAGIIGSLPPIVMFLVYLTTPDYISLLWTHPTGQLMLVGCVVWMSIGIMVMKKMINFDF from the coding sequence ATGAACATTCAGGTCCTCGCCCTCGCCTTCCTCGCCACCGCTGCCGTCGGCGGCATCGCCTGGGTCTTCCTCTATCCGATGCTCTCAGGCGAGCGGAAGGCCGAGAACCGCCGCGCGTCGATTGCGCGCGCCGAAGCGCCCGCGACCCGCCAGGCCGAGAAGACCCAGCGCTCGCGCCGCGAGCAGGTCGAGAGCTCGCTCAAGGATCTCGAGGCGAGACGCTCGCAGGAGAAGAGCGTTCCGCTCAACATTCGTCTGTCGCAGGCCGGGCTCGATTGGACGACGCAGAAATTCTGGATCGCGTCCGGCGTCGTGGCCGGCGTGTTCTTCTTTGGCGCCTTGTTCGGCGGCGGCGGCCTGCTGGGCGCCGCCGGTCTCGCCTTTGCCGGCGGCTTCGGGCTGCCGCGCTGGGCGCTGGGCTTCTTGAAGAAGCGGCGCGAGAACAAGTTCCTGGCTGCCCTGCCCGACGCCGTCGACGTCATCGTCCGCGGCATCAAGGCTGGCCTGCCGCTGTTCGAATCCATCAAGGTCGTCGCGGCCGACGCGCCGGAGCCGCTGCGCAGCGAATTCCTGGCCATCATCGAGACGCAGGCGATCGGCATGCCGCTCGGCGAGGCCTGCTCGCGCCTCTACGACCGCATGCCGCTGCCGGAGGCCAATTTCTTCGGCATCGTGGTGTCGATTCAGCAGAAATCGGGCGGCAACCTCTCCGAAGCGCTGGGCAACCTCTCCAAGGTGCTGCGCGACCGCAAGAAGATGAAGGAAAAGATCCAGGCGATGTCGATGGAAGCCAAGGCCTCGGCCGGCATCATCGGTTCGCTGCCGCCGATCGTGATGTTCCTCGTCTATCTCACGACGCCCGACTACATCTCCTTGCTGTGGACCCATCCCACCGGTCAGCTCATGCTGGTCGGCTGCGTCGTCTGGATGTCGATCGGCATCATGGTGATGAAGAAGATGATCAACTTCGATTTCTGA